From Kamptonema formosum PCC 6407, a single genomic window includes:
- a CDS encoding helix-turn-helix domain-containing protein, whose amino-acid sequence MKARAEAVRLSAQGWRVEKISHYLKCSPSTVCSTLHRWQEKGLAGLWAQVCYTWAKKVN is encoded by the coding sequence ATGAAAGCTCGGGCTGAAGCTGTGCGATTATCAGCTCAAGGGTGGCGAGTTGAAAAAATCAGCCACTATTTGAAGTGTTCGCCAAGCACAGTGTGTTCAACATTACATCGATGGCAAGAAAAAGGATTAGCTGGTTTGTGGGCGCAAGTATGTTACACCTGGGCAAAAAAAGTGAATTAG
- a CDS encoding cytochrome P450, producing MFQSITSQINGSSSLLSYLGIVLGVTSIASVLSWRWWKGKETYKSLQSLPSPPQYWVLGNLPQILAAVKQKKLFQQFFDWSQQLGPMYVIWNGRTPIVILSKPKVIEDTIINGMKDGSLIRSR from the coding sequence ATGTTTCAAAGCATTACTTCTCAAATAAATGGTTCTTCTTCCTTGTTGTCATATTTAGGAATAGTATTAGGCGTTACTAGCATAGCGTCTGTACTGAGCTGGCGATGGTGGAAAGGAAAGGAAACGTATAAATCGCTACAATCACTCCCTTCGCCTCCCCAATATTGGGTGTTAGGAAATCTGCCACAAATATTAGCAGCAGTAAAACAGAAGAAATTATTTCAGCAATTTTTTGATTGGAGCCAGCAGCTAGGCCCGATGTACGTCATCTGGAATGGCAGGACTCCAATTGTCATTTTAAGTAAACCAAAAGTAATTGAAGATACTATTATCAATGGGATGAAAGATGGTAGCTTAATTAGATCGAGGTAG
- a CDS encoding cytochrome P450: MRVISSFVLGIPVDRNSTSQEGHPLEVSKVYEAMSIVGYRFLRQATGEKRWMKYLPTQNSRDYWAARRYLTEFLTPRVDLALQMREQNQTDFPQVSSLFRESMLVKVAAKEPKYDRETLISESIELLIAGTDTTAHTLSFALGELSLNQRVFQQARDIVDQAWEKQSGINLKNLKELAYIRAIIKETLRLYSVASGSTSLEAQRDTLIEGTVIPRGTRVSWSMLAAGRDPEVYANPEEFLPERWLDKNKETSSLPMIDFGSGSHRCLGEHLSMLEGTMMLALLVRHFDWELVNGRSSLEQLQQNLLIYPSDRMPVRFRGRN, from the coding sequence ATGAGGGTGATTTCCTCTTTTGTACTAGGTATTCCTGTAGATAGAAATAGTACCAGTCAGGAAGGACACCCCCTGGAAGTTAGCAAGGTATACGAAGCGATGTCTATTGTAGGCTATCGTTTCCTGCGACAAGCTACGGGGGAGAAAAGATGGATGAAATATTTGCCAACTCAGAATTCACGGGATTATTGGGCAGCAAGGCGGTATTTAACGGAATTTCTTACTCCCCGCGTAGACTTAGCTTTACAGATGAGAGAACAAAATCAAACTGATTTCCCACAAGTCAGTAGTTTGTTTAGGGAATCAATGTTAGTCAAAGTCGCCGCTAAAGAACCAAAATACGATCGCGAAACCTTAATATCAGAATCGATTGAACTATTAATAGCTGGAACTGACACCACAGCCCATACTTTATCCTTTGCACTTGGCGAATTGAGCTTAAATCAAAGAGTATTTCAACAAGCACGAGATATCGTTGACCAAGCTTGGGAAAAACAAAGTGGGATTAACCTAAAAAACCTCAAAGAATTGGCTTATATTCGTGCTATTATCAAAGAAACACTGCGCCTTTATTCAGTTGCCTCCGGCTCAACTTCATTGGAGGCTCAACGGGATACTCTAATTGAAGGTACAGTGATTCCGCGTGGGACAAGAGTATCCTGGTCAATGCTTGCAGCCGGAAGAGATCCAGAAGTTTATGCTAACCCAGAGGAATTTCTGCCGGAACGTTGGCTAGACAAGAATAAGGAAACAAGTTCACTGCCAATGATAGACTTTGGCTCAGGCTCGCATCGTTGTTTAGGAGAGCATCTATCAATGCTGGAAGGAACGATGATGTTAGCATTATTGGTGCGCCATTTCGATTGGGAGTTAGTCAACGGTCGTTCTTCTCTGGAACAATTACAGCAAAACCTGTTAATTTATCCGTCAGATCGAATGCCAGTGCGCTTTCGAGGGAGAAACTGA
- the arr gene encoding NAD(+)--rifampin ADP-ribosyltransferase, with the protein MAKCYEDLHEPDKAKKNYELATSFKDKPSDKGPFYHGTKADLQVGDLLTAGGSSNYKLELKMNHIYFTALVNGAGLAAALAKGEGRERVYIVEPTGGFENDPNVTDKKFPGNPTRSYRSLAPLKIVGEVTDWVRQTPEDLQKWREKLASNKGEIIN; encoded by the coding sequence ATTGCCAAATGCTATGAGGACTTACACGAACCTGACAAGGCAAAAAAGAATTATGAATTAGCAACTTCGTTTAAGGATAAACCTTCTGACAAAGGCCCCTTTTATCATGGGACGAAAGCAGATTTGCAAGTGGGCGATTTGCTGACAGCCGGAGGCAGTTCTAATTACAAACTCGAACTCAAAATGAATCACATTTATTTCACAGCCCTTGTTAATGGGGCGGGACTTGCTGCTGCATTAGCAAAAGGCGAAGGACGGGAACGAGTTTATATCGTTGAACCGACAGGGGGGTTTGAAAATGACCCGAATGTTACAGACAAAAAATTTCCGGGCAATCCAACGCGCTCCTATCGCTCACTCGCACCATTAAAAATCGTTGGCGAGGTAACAGATTGGGTGAGACAAACACCTGAAGATCTCCAAAAATGGCGTGAAAAGTTGGCCAGTAACAAAGGAGAAATTATTAATTAA
- a CDS encoding 2OG-Fe(II)-dependent halogenase WelO5 family protein, whose amino-acid sequence MTVYENKLGSYKTNQDALLSAKNLEEWHLIGLLDHSIDAVIVPNYFLDQECAIIAERIKKSKYFSAYPDHPSVSRLGQELFECGESELALEKQQEKAPTLMKEMRRLIHPYISPIDRLRVELDDIWSYGCHLAKLGDKKVFAGIVREHKEDSPGVPHCDVMGWGFLKSYKDKPNLINNIAANVYLKMSESGGEIVLWDEWPTQSEYKIERNIDDPASVGDSKKIGQPKLEIRPNQGDLILFNSMRIHAVKKIKTGVRMTWGCLIGYSGTDDPLVIWT is encoded by the coding sequence ATGACTGTATATGAAAATAAGCTAGGTAGTTATAAAACAAATCAAGATGCCCTATTATCTGCGAAAAATCTCGAAGAATGGCATTTAATTGGACTTCTAGACCATTCAATAGATGCGGTAATCGTACCGAATTATTTTCTTGACCAAGAGTGTGCGATCATCGCCGAGAGAATAAAAAAGAGTAAGTATTTTAGCGCTTATCCCGATCACCCATCAGTTAGTCGATTAGGACAAGAGTTGTTTGAATGTGGTGAAAGTGAGCTTGCATTAGAAAAGCAGCAGGAAAAAGCACCTACATTGATGAAAGAAATGCGGAGGCTGATACATCCATACATAAGTCCAATTGATAGACTGAGGGTTGAACTTGATGATATTTGGAGTTATGGTTGCCATCTTGCAAAACTTGGGGATAAAAAAGTATTTGCTGGGATAGTTAGAGAGCATAAAGAAGATAGCCCTGGTGTACCACATTGTGATGTAATGGGATGGGGTTTTCTCAAATCCTATAAAGATAAGCCGAATCTTATAAATAACATCGCGGCAAATGTATATTTAAAAATGTCTGAATCAGGAGGGGAAATAGTGCTTTGGGATGAATGGCCAACTCAAAGCGAATATAAGATAGAACGAAATATAGACGATCCAGCTAGTGTCGGTGATAGCAAAAAGATCGGACAACCAAAACTTGAGATCAGACCGAACCAGGGAGATTTAATTCTTTTCAATTCAATGAGAATTCATGCGGTAAAAAAGATAAAAACGGGTGTGCGTATGACATGGGGATGTTTGATTGGATACTCTGGAACTGATGACCCGCTTGTTATTTGGACTTAA
- a CDS encoding amidohydrolase family protein, whose amino-acid sequence MTKKQVDTLAIHAHLFTMQGTGVGYIADGAIAVEGSRIVAVDSTEALLSRFESHKTIDAVNCAVLPGLIDAHIHTTCSLLRGVAQDVTNWLMDATMPYGLQMTPAANIAGTRLSVLEGLKAGTTTFGDSESLYPLWGEFFDEIGVRAILSPAFNAFPLDWSEWKEGDIYPFDVKAGRRAMAEAVDFACAWNGAAEGRITTMLGLQAADMVPLEMLREAKEIAQRESLMLHIHVAQGERETEQIVKRYGKRPIAFLDEIGYLDEQLLAVHLTDATDEEAIQVAKSGASMALCSGAIAIIDGLVPPAHIFRQAGGPVAIGSDQACGNNCCNIFNEMKLTALFNKIKYQDPTIMPAWEVLRMATIEGARAIGLDRKIGSLEVGKEADLILIDLTAPNLSPTLLDPIRNLVPNFVYAASGHEVKSVMVAGKLLVEDYQVLTVNEDAILAEAQAQAQQLEQRVKADSAHQKLVLMEAMAKGTL is encoded by the coding sequence ATGACTAAAAAACAGGTAGATACATTAGCGATACACGCTCATCTCTTTACGATGCAGGGAACTGGTGTGGGGTATATTGCCGATGGGGCGATCGCGGTTGAGGGTAGCCGTATTGTAGCAGTTGATTCGACGGAGGCGTTGCTGAGTCGTTTTGAAAGCCACAAAACGATCGATGCGGTGAATTGTGCGGTGTTGCCTGGATTGATTGATGCTCACATACACACGACTTGTTCTCTTCTGCGTGGGGTAGCACAAGATGTAACCAATTGGCTGATGGACGCGACAATGCCTTATGGACTTCAGATGACACCCGCAGCGAACATAGCCGGGACGCGCTTGAGTGTGTTGGAAGGGCTGAAGGCAGGCACAACCACATTCGGCGATTCTGAGTCTCTTTACCCCCTCTGGGGAGAGTTTTTCGATGAAATTGGGGTACGTGCCATTCTGTCTCCTGCGTTTAACGCATTCCCACTCGACTGGTCGGAATGGAAGGAGGGAGACATCTATCCCTTTGATGTAAAGGCGGGGCGGCGGGCGATGGCAGAGGCTGTGGACTTTGCCTGTGCATGGAATGGAGCGGCAGAGGGACGTATCACCACGATGTTGGGACTACAGGCGGCGGATATGGTGCCGCTTGAGATGCTACGTGAAGCCAAGGAGATTGCACAACGGGAAAGCTTAATGCTGCATATTCATGTGGCGCAGGGCGAGCGGGAAACTGAACAAATTGTAAAGCGATATGGTAAGCGTCCGATCGCTTTTCTGGATGAGATTGGCTACTTGGACGAACAGTTGCTAGCGGTTCACCTGACAGATGCCACAGATGAAGAAGCGATACAAGTGGCCAAAAGTGGCGCTAGCATGGCACTCTGTTCGGGTGCTATTGCCATTATCGACGGTCTCGTGCCGCCCGCACACATCTTTCGGCAAGCAGGCGGCCCCGTTGCGATCGGTTCCGATCAAGCCTGCGGCAACAACTGTTGTAACATCTTCAATGAGATGAAACTGACCGCCTTATTCAACAAAATAAAATATCAAGACCCAACGATTATGCCTGCCTGGGAAGTGTTACGTATGGCGACCATTGAAGGAGCGCGGGCGATTGGTTTAGATCGCAAGATTGGCTCGCTTGAAGTAGGCAAAGAAGCCGATCTGATTTTAATTGATCTTACCGCTCCGAATCTCTCACCAACCCTGCTCGATCCAATTCGCAATCTCGTACCCAACTTCGTGTACGCTGCTTCAGGACATGAAGTTAAAAGTGTCATGGTTGCGGGAAAACTGTTAGTGGAAGACTACCAAGTTCTCACGGTAAATGAGGACGCTATTCTCGCTGAAGCGCAAGCGCAAGCGCAACAGCTTGAGCAACGGGTAAAAGCTGATTCCGCTCACCAAAAACTGGTATTGATGGAAGCGATGGCAAAGGGTACGTTATAG
- a CDS encoding type I polyketide synthase encodes MNNLPENQVTSIVKKALNKIEELQAELERLKYAQREPIAIIGMSCRFPGADTPEELWQLLRNGVDAISEIPKTRWDVDKYYDPMPATPNKMYARHAGLLKQIDGFDPDFFRISAREAVSLDPQQRLLLEVSWEALERAGLTGNGLSKQTGVFVGISDCDYRDLIMRNSSELDVYSGSGNCHSTASGRLSYYLGLTGPNLALDTACSSSLVSVALAVKSLRQQDCDLALAGGVQTQLAPDGFIRACRSRMLSPDGRCKTFDVRADGYVRAEGCGMVVLKRLSDAITDKDNILALIRGVAVNHDGYTSGLTVPSGPSQQAVIRQALADGGLHPDKISYIEAHGTGTSLGDPIEMGALGQVFGQRSQPLIIGSVKTNIGHTEAAAGIAGLIKVVLSMQHGEIPPNLHFHQPNPYIDWERSPVSIPTETTSWSSSDRFAGVSSFGFSGTNSHIVLEKAPNIEQPTNDINQTQHILTLSAKTPAALPELAQRYAAQIETYPDVRLADICFTAHTGRKHFKHRFAVVTESQEQLRLQLAAIARSRGGEREVKSLPKIAFLFTGQGSQYVGMGRQLYETQPTFREALDHCDDILRAGAYLDQSLISILYPEGKSETIHQTAYTQPALFAFEYAIAQLWRSWGIKPDVVMGHSVGEYVAACVAGIFSLEDGLKLIATRGRLMQALPQDGAMVSFLVDEARIQEAITPYRDDVSIAAINGRESVVVSGKRISVMAIAEQLATVGIKTRQLTVSHAFHSPLMAPILDEFRQVAASITYHKPNLLLVSNVTGKVAIAEITRPDYWVRHVREAVRFADGVRTLHEQGINIFLEIGSTATLLGMALRASEEESTAPEGTATCYLPSLRESQNDSQQMLSSLGELYVHGADIDWDAFNRGYQRRKVVLPTYPFQRQRYWLPDSNLAPTQSAQSFDLSSASDPLQQAQDTASPQNHGAVSTLLMEYLQEGDVHSLVALLDGDRKLSPAERVALPTILEHLVEEQQRQASLTTNSQTLLQKISQTSHQERYEILKNIIKSEIEPIIGSVPADEQRFSDLGIDSLMAVELRNKLRSSTGLELPVAMVFDYPTIKQLASFLLERIVPQADQEEVLIESSVTSKQDALVEVQSFALTELGLSPASLPLHLYPWTVRPAVMADVARLSQLEREAYGWIGEDAIAPPKLIADRIDLLNSGNMPWFWVMERNGELGAWQVLQPTSVDPYTYGSWDEVTDQGRLQKTFDPSGRNVYIVAGGSSKHFPTVASYLMTLQTLLMLRETRRDTIFVCLAMPGYAKYHIQTGKSPEEYIALTDKDGIPIDEFIALSVYDWPVLPSFRVLRDGYPPDRDSGGHAVSTVFKLNDFDAAIEETYRRIIRHADVLGLERK; translated from the coding sequence ATGAATAATTTGCCAGAGAATCAGGTGACTTCTATAGTCAAGAAAGCATTGAATAAAATAGAGGAGCTACAAGCCGAGCTTGAACGTTTAAAATACGCGCAACGAGAACCCATTGCCATTATCGGAATGAGTTGTCGATTTCCGGGTGCGGATACGCCCGAAGAATTATGGCAACTGTTACGCAATGGGGTTGACGCAATTAGTGAGATTCCCAAAACCCGTTGGGATGTGGATAAATATTACGATCCGATGCCAGCCACACCGAACAAAATGTACGCACGCCATGCTGGTCTTCTGAAGCAGATCGATGGGTTCGATCCCGACTTTTTTCGTATCTCCGCGCGCGAGGCCGTTAGCTTAGACCCACAACAACGGCTGCTTTTGGAGGTGAGTTGGGAAGCATTAGAACGCGCTGGGCTGACAGGCAATGGCCTTAGTAAACAGACAGGGGTCTTTGTTGGCATCAGTGATTGCGATTATCGCGATCTGATTATGCGTAATAGTTCCGAACTAGATGTCTACTCTGGTTCTGGTAACTGCCATAGTACAGCCAGCGGTCGTCTATCCTATTATTTGGGACTTACTGGCCCCAATCTGGCTCTTGATACCGCCTGTTCATCCTCTTTGGTTTCTGTGGCATTGGCCGTCAAGAGCCTGCGTCAACAGGACTGCGATTTGGCCTTGGCGGGTGGTGTACAGACACAATTGGCACCGGATGGCTTTATCAGAGCCTGCCGATCGCGTATGTTGTCGCCTGATGGACGCTGCAAAACATTTGATGTGCGGGCAGATGGTTATGTCCGTGCTGAGGGATGTGGCATGGTAGTTCTCAAACGCCTATCCGATGCCATTACCGACAAGGACAATATCCTTGCCTTGATTCGTGGTGTCGCGGTCAATCACGATGGCTACACGAGTGGCTTAACCGTACCCAGCGGTCCTTCACAACAGGCGGTTATCCGGCAGGCATTAGCGGATGGTGGGCTACACCCAGATAAAATTAGCTACATCGAGGCACATGGCACAGGTACGTCATTAGGCGATCCCATCGAAATGGGTGCGCTTGGGCAAGTCTTTGGTCAACGCTCACAGCCGCTTATTATCGGTTCGGTCAAGACAAATATCGGTCATACTGAGGCTGCTGCTGGCATTGCTGGCCTGATCAAGGTTGTACTCTCAATGCAGCACGGTGAAATCCCACCAAACCTACACTTCCACCAGCCCAATCCTTACATTGACTGGGAGCGATCGCCAGTCAGCATCCCAACAGAAACAACATCTTGGTCTAGCAGCGATCGTTTTGCAGGAGTCAGTAGCTTTGGCTTTAGTGGCACAAACTCTCATATCGTACTAGAGAAAGCTCCAAACATAGAGCAACCTACTAATGATATTAATCAAACGCAGCATATTTTAACCTTATCTGCAAAAACACCCGCAGCCCTGCCAGAACTGGCTCAGCGTTATGCGGCTCAGATAGAAACCTATCCCGATGTTCGTCTGGCGGATATTTGTTTCACGGCGCATACAGGGCGCAAACATTTTAAACATAGGTTTGCGGTAGTTACGGAATCTCAAGAGCAACTGCGTTTGCAATTGGCAGCGATCGCGCGATCGCGGGGTGGGGAGCGAGAAGTCAAATCCTTACCAAAGATCGCCTTTCTTTTTACAGGCCAAGGCTCACAGTATGTGGGAATGGGTCGCCAACTTTACGAAACGCAACCTACATTCCGAGAAGCACTCGACCATTGTGACGACATCTTGCGTGCTGGCGCATATCTCGACCAGTCACTAATTTCGATTCTCTACCCAGAGGGAAAATCAGAAACCATTCACCAAACCGCTTATACTCAGCCCGCGCTTTTCGCTTTCGAGTATGCGATCGCGCAATTGTGGCGATCGTGGGGCATCAAACCAGATGTGGTGATGGGGCATAGTGTGGGTGAATATGTGGCCGCTTGTGTGGCGGGCATCTTTTCTTTAGAGGATGGCCTTAAACTCATCGCTACTCGTGGTCGTCTGATGCAAGCGCTACCTCAAGACGGAGCAATGGTTTCTTTCTTGGTAGATGAAGCTCGCATACAGGAGGCGATTACGCCTTACCGAGACGATGTGTCAATTGCAGCGATTAATGGGCGAGAAAGCGTGGTTGTCTCTGGCAAACGCATCTCTGTGATGGCAATTGCTGAACAACTCGCAACCGTTGGCATTAAGACACGCCAACTGACGGTATCCCATGCCTTCCACTCCCCACTCATGGCTCCCATATTGGATGAGTTCCGCCAGGTGGCAGCCAGCATCACCTATCACAAGCCGAATTTGCTGCTTGTCTCCAATGTCACAGGGAAAGTGGCGATCGCTGAAATCACCAGACCAGATTACTGGGTACGCCATGTGCGTGAGGCAGTGCGCTTTGCCGATGGGGTGAGGACGCTCCACGAACAGGGTATCAATATCTTTCTCGAAATCGGTTCCACAGCCACCCTGCTGGGTATGGCGCTGCGAGCAAGTGAGGAAGAGTCAACTGCCCCAGAAGGGACTGCTACTTGCTACTTGCCCAGTTTGCGCGAAAGCCAGAACGACTCGCAGCAGATGCTCTCTAGTCTGGGTGAGTTGTACGTGCATGGGGCTGACATTGATTGGGACGCATTTAATCGGGGATATCAACGACGCAAGGTGGTATTGCCAACCTATCCGTTTCAGCGACAACGTTATTGGCTTCCCGACTCTAATTTGGCACCAACCCAGTCAGCACAAAGCTTCGATCTTTCCAGTGCATCAGATCCCCTTCAACAAGCTCAGGACACTGCATCGCCACAAAATCATGGCGCGGTGTCCACTTTACTGATGGAATATTTGCAAGAAGGTGATGTCCACTCTTTGGTGGCGCTTTTGGACGGCGATCGCAAACTCTCTCCTGCTGAACGAGTTGCATTACCAACTATTTTGGAGCATTTGGTAGAGGAACAGCAGCGACAGGCAAGCTTGACCACAAATAGTCAAACACTTTTACAAAAAATAAGTCAAACTTCGCATCAGGAACGATATGAGATATTAAAGAACATTATCAAATCTGAAATCGAACCGATTATAGGAAGTGTTCCCGCCGACGAACAGAGGTTCTCCGATTTAGGAATTGATTCGTTGATGGCGGTCGAACTACGTAATAAGCTACGTTCTAGCACAGGGTTGGAACTGCCAGTGGCGATGGTTTTTGACTATCCCACGATTAAGCAGCTAGCCAGTTTCTTACTCGAAAGAATTGTGCCACAGGCAGACCAAGAGGAGGTTCTCATCGAATCCTCGGTTACTTCAAAACAGGACGCATTGGTTGAGGTGCAGTCTTTTGCACTCACCGAGCTGGGCTTGTCCCCTGCTTCCCTTCCCCTGCATCTTTATCCATGGACGGTTCGACCCGCAGTCATGGCAGATGTAGCAAGACTAAGCCAGCTTGAAAGGGAGGCGTATGGCTGGATTGGAGAAGATGCGATCGCGCCTCCCAAGCTCATTGCCGATCGGATCGATTTGCTCAACAGTGGTAATATGCCCTGGTTCTGGGTAATGGAGCGTAATGGAGAGTTGGGCGCGTGGCAGGTGCTACAACCAACATCTGTCGATCCATATACTTATGGAAGTTGGGACGAAGTGACTGACCAAGGGAGACTGCAAAAAACGTTCGATCCGAGTGGCCGCAATGTGTATATTGTCGCGGGCGGTTCTAGCAAACACTTCCCCACAGTAGCCAGCTACCTAATGACGCTTCAGACTTTGTTGATGCTGCGGGAAACTCGTCGTGACACAATTTTTGTCTGCCTAGCAATGCCAGGTTATGCCAAATACCACATTCAAACAGGGAAATCACCCGAAGAGTACATTGCGCTGACTGACAAGGATGGCATACCCATCGACGAGTTTATTGCACTTTCTGTCTATGACTGGCCTGTGCTCCCATCGTTTCGTGTTCTGCGAGATGGTTATCCACCTGACCGAGATTCTGGTGGTCATGCGGTTAGTACGGTTTTCAAGCTGAATGATTTCGATGCCGCGATCGAAGAAACATATCGTCGTATTATCCGCCATGCCGATGTGCTTGGTCTCGAAAGAAAGTAA
- a CDS encoding sulfotransferase-like domain-containing protein, translated as MQEKRIAMWSVPRSFGTVLLQAWSSRSDTAVFDEILSFPYLFIKGKDLGFTWADLDSSQMPYTDWQYVIERLKAPVPEENLQYIIELLKAPLPEGKSICYQKHQAYHLIEEIMGLEWILPFTNCFLIRQPKEMLLSFHKIVPHFTFEETGWIELKRLFDYVHQKSGAIPPVIDAHDLLNDPPRMLSKLCQAVGVEFTEAMLSWPPMEVELNEKLAPWYSTVASSTNFLPYQAKDEPLPLHLVNICERCDEIYQELYQFRLS; from the coding sequence ATGCAAGAAAAACGCATCGCAATGTGGTCTGTGCCACGCAGTTTTGGTACAGTGTTGCTACAAGCCTGGTCGAGTCGGTCAGATACCGCTGTCTTTGATGAAATTCTCTCCTTTCCCTATCTCTTTATCAAAGGCAAGGATCTGGGCTTTACTTGGGCGGATCTTGATTCTAGCCAAATGCCCTACACAGATTGGCAATACGTTATTGAGCGGTTAAAGGCTCCCGTACCCGAAGAGAATTTGCAATACATCATCGAGCTGTTAAAGGCTCCCCTGCCCGAAGGGAAATCGATTTGCTATCAGAAGCATCAAGCGTATCATTTAATCGAAGAGATAATGGGGCTTGAGTGGATCTTGCCCTTCACCAACTGCTTTCTGATTCGCCAACCCAAAGAAATGCTCTTATCTTTTCATAAGATTGTGCCGCATTTTACCTTTGAAGAAACAGGCTGGATCGAATTAAAACGGCTGTTTGACTATGTACATCAAAAGAGCGGAGCAATCCCGCCTGTCATAGATGCACATGACCTGCTCAACGATCCGCCGCGAATGCTCTCCAAGCTTTGTCAGGCTGTAGGGGTTGAGTTTACTGAGGCTATGCTCAGTTGGCCCCCCATGGAGGTCGAGTTGAACGAAAAACTAGCCCCTTGGTACAGCACCGTAGCAAGCTCTACCAATTTTCTCCCCTATCAGGCTAAGGATGAGCCGTTGCCGCTACATCTTGTCAATATTTGTGAACGTTGCGATGAAATTTATCAGGAATTATATCAATTTCGACTTTCTTAG